One Aneurinibacillus migulanus genomic region harbors:
- a CDS encoding response regulator transcription factor — protein MEPVLIVEDDKDIQRLLSTCFEQEALPYSITSSGLEAVEFVKTTSTSLILLDIMLPDSDGMEICQQMRMLTSSPIMFLSCKNKDTDKILGFSLGADDYVEKPFNIGVLMARVRAHLRRGRLLQKQQQQHEEHQIYFDNICINTHSREVLRDKKIISLTAKEFDLLCFFARHPNRVFTPEQLLDNVWGMDTLSEKRTVVVHISSLRRSIEENPLQPRYIITVRGVGYKFAAV, from the coding sequence ATGGAGCCCGTACTTATCGTAGAAGACGACAAGGACATACAGCGGCTGTTGTCGACTTGCTTTGAACAAGAAGCGTTGCCCTACTCGATAACTTCTTCTGGTCTGGAAGCAGTTGAGTTTGTCAAAACCACTTCGACTTCGCTCATCCTGCTCGATATTATGCTGCCCGACTCAGACGGCATGGAGATTTGCCAGCAGATGCGTATGCTTACCTCGAGCCCGATTATGTTTTTGAGCTGTAAAAACAAAGATACCGATAAAATTCTTGGCTTCAGTCTCGGTGCCGACGATTATGTGGAAAAACCGTTTAATATTGGCGTACTGATGGCCAGAGTACGTGCCCATCTGCGTCGCGGGCGTCTACTACAGAAACAACAGCAACAGCACGAAGAACACCAAATCTACTTTGATAACATTTGCATTAACACACACTCGCGTGAAGTGCTTCGGGATAAGAAGATAATTTCTCTGACAGCAAAAGAGTTCGACTTACTTTGTTTCTTTGCCCGGCATCCTAACCGCGTTTTTACGCCCGAGCAACTCCTCGATAACGTCTGGGGAATGGATACGCTCAGCGAAAAGCGGACAGTAGTTGTTCATATCTCCAGCTTACGGCGAAGCATTGAGGAGAACCCGCTTCAGCCAAGATATATCATCACCGTCAGGGGAGTGGGATATAAATTTGCAGCTGTTTAA
- the qhpC gene encoding quinohemoprotein amine dehydrogenase subunit gamma, translating into MEHIKPLNWKGKKLQSHIDVKKKPEVEGLSLLPMGCATLFDPGWETDFSGMVLDGLCQPHYRDIYGCYGDCWWAAQVPDGLTNYGSYSDECPVAANDWRKLQYVKP; encoded by the coding sequence ATGGAGCATATAAAACCTTTGAACTGGAAAGGAAAAAAGCTGCAGTCGCACATAGATGTAAAGAAAAAACCGGAAGTTGAAGGACTATCCCTGTTACCGATGGGTTGTGCCACGCTATTTGATCCCGGGTGGGAAACCGATTTCTCGGGTATGGTGCTTGACGGGTTATGCCAGCCCCACTACCGGGATATCTATGGCTGTTACGGCGATTGCTGGTGGGCAGCCCAGGTGCCGGACGGACTGACGAATTATGGCAGCTACTCCGACGAATGTCCGGTGGCAGCAAATGATTGGCGGAAGTTGCAGTACGTAAAACCGTAG
- the peaA gene encoding quinohemoprotein amine dehydrogenase subunit alpha, with the protein MKGNRIRLLLLGLIAVSAIIFFALYWNGQGNQASETVVTPQSMGGTHVSKQVEASCMGCHAVDENGKLARIEYMRKTPEGWSQTIARMERLHGLKVTDEQRKQLIKDLSNERGLSPEEAKSVQYWLADKPSHMEDQITNPNLQNACMTCHAGGRFLAQRRTEEEWKNLKDFHLVMFPSIYLNHRHTDWPVVADAAISYLAKQYPLESKEWESWKGKSQQVEGKWKVVGFQGTKGVYIGDSEFMSTDGKLVERKSVRYLEQNASLQSRGSVEMYSGYALRMQYEQAGKKLRGTFNVGRDGKTIKGDWSDTSNPGITGEETYYRVQTEKPEIIHMEPRAIQRGQTQELTLYGMNVKQLTAQDLKLPAGISIKNMSALSDDRLKVSLEVSKTAIEGTSAIGTEKAIVHPKLVVYDRIDYVKVTPPYAVARIGGAGPMHKVSTQFVAYAYSSGKDNKQGTDDDVELMPVTAEWALVPYPEGEKDEDLRYIGSIDSKTGLFTPAAEGVNKERPFTQENVGSVNVIATYRHGEYTLTGKTHLVVTVPDYSNVVN; encoded by the coding sequence ATGAAGGGGAATCGGATACGTCTTCTTTTGCTGGGGCTTATAGCTGTCAGTGCGATTATATTTTTTGCTCTGTACTGGAACGGACAAGGCAACCAGGCAAGCGAGACGGTAGTCACACCGCAAAGCATGGGTGGAACCCATGTAAGCAAGCAGGTCGAAGCTTCATGCATGGGATGTCACGCCGTGGATGAGAATGGAAAGCTGGCGCGGATCGAATATATGAGAAAAACGCCAGAAGGATGGTCACAGACGATTGCACGAATGGAGCGACTACATGGACTGAAAGTAACCGATGAACAGCGCAAGCAGCTTATTAAAGATTTAAGTAACGAGCGGGGGCTTTCACCTGAAGAGGCGAAAAGCGTGCAATATTGGCTCGCTGACAAGCCTTCCCATATGGAAGATCAGATTACGAATCCGAACTTGCAAAACGCCTGTATGACTTGTCATGCCGGTGGGCGTTTTCTGGCACAGCGCAGAACGGAAGAAGAGTGGAAGAATTTGAAAGACTTCCATTTGGTCATGTTTCCATCTATTTATTTAAATCACCGGCATACCGATTGGCCGGTTGTAGCGGATGCCGCCATCAGCTATCTAGCTAAACAATATCCATTGGAAAGTAAAGAATGGGAGAGTTGGAAAGGCAAAAGCCAGCAAGTCGAAGGGAAATGGAAAGTGGTTGGTTTTCAAGGCACGAAAGGTGTATACATTGGAGACAGCGAGTTTATGAGCACAGATGGCAAACTTGTCGAGAGAAAGAGCGTACGTTATCTAGAGCAGAATGCGTCGCTTCAGTCGAGGGGAAGCGTAGAGATGTATTCGGGATATGCGTTGCGTATGCAGTATGAACAGGCCGGCAAAAAGCTGCGCGGTACGTTCAACGTTGGAAGGGACGGAAAAACGATCAAAGGCGACTGGTCAGATACGAGCAATCCGGGTATCACAGGAGAAGAAACGTATTATAGAGTGCAAACCGAAAAGCCTGAAATCATTCATATGGAGCCCCGGGCTATCCAGCGTGGGCAAACACAGGAACTCACTCTTTATGGCATGAATGTAAAACAGCTAACAGCACAGGATTTGAAACTGCCTGCCGGCATTTCTATCAAAAACATGTCAGCTCTGTCAGATGACCGATTAAAAGTATCGCTTGAGGTAAGTAAAACCGCTATAGAGGGAACGAGTGCCATCGGTACGGAAAAAGCGATCGTTCATCCAAAGCTGGTGGTCTACGATCGCATCGATTATGTAAAAGTAACTCCACCATACGCAGTAGCTCGCATAGGCGGCGCTGGTCCGATGCACAAGGTAAGCACGCAATTTGTCGCATACGCCTACAGCAGCGGTAAAGACAATAAACAGGGAACAGATGACGATGTTGAATTAATGCCGGTAACGGCTGAATGGGCGCTGGTCCCATACCCGGAAGGAGAAAAAGACGAAGATTTGCGCTACATCGGCAGCATAGATAGCAAAACAGGTTTATTTACGCCGGCGGCTGAAGGGGTGAATAAGGAGCGTCCGTTCACCCAGGAAAACGTAGGAAGCGTCAATGTTATCGCGACATACCGCCATGGCGAATATACGTTGACAGGGAAAACCCATCTAGTCGTTACAGTGCCAGATTATAGTAATGTCGTTAATTAA